Proteins co-encoded in one Montipora capricornis isolate CH-2021 chromosome 12, ASM3666992v2, whole genome shotgun sequence genomic window:
- the LOC138026485 gene encoding lactadherin-like isoform X1 → MNFAVISLLIHLVLRSDFASSCTATYSVRGQVLRNHTIKAETADKIEDCILRCMAYPGCTSSNFYRISKRCELSDKTHASHPEDMSSNPYTIYMVNTFRPIPCKTQLDCGMDLICTPSLICEECRSHPLGMESRAIPNSAVTASSTWGSEHEPWQARLNNAAKSQSTGSWSARTNAVGQWLQIDLGKETVVTKIATQGRPSDYALQWVSSYKILLSLDEANWNAYRSDGSEKVFRGNSDIGTIVSHKLVPRITIRYVRFYVMSWHNHISMRVELYGCVINGP, encoded by the exons ATGAATTTTGCCGTGATATCTCTACTCATTCACTTGGTGTTGAGGTCAGACTTTGCGAGTTCTTGCACAGCAACTTACTCCGTGCGGGGACAAGTTCTTCGAAACCACACCATCAAGGCAGAGACCGCAGACAAAATAGAAGATTGTATCTTGCGTTGCATGGCATATCCCGGATGTACGAGTAGTAACTTTTATCGTATAAGCAAACGCTGTGAACTGAGTGACAAGACGCATGCATCTCACCCAGAAGACATGAGCAGCAATCCATATACCATATATATGGTGAACACTTTCCGACCTATACCTTGCAAAACTCAGCTCGATTGTGGTATGGATTTGATATGCACACCGTCTCTGATTTGCGAAG AATGCCGCAGTCATCCGCTTGGAATGGAAAGTAGGGCCATACCTAACTCAGCGGTGACGGCTTCTTCAACATGGGGAAGTGAACATGAACCCTGGCAAGCCAGGCTCAACAATGCGGCAAAAAGTCAAAGTACTGGCTCTTGGTCAGCAAGAACAAATGCCGTTGGACAGTGGTTGCAAATTGACCTTGGCAAGGAGACAGTAgtgacaaaaatagcaacacaGGGGAGGCCTAGTGATTATGCTCTTCAGTGGGTTTCTTCTTACAAAATTCTGTTGAGCTTGGACGAAGCAAACTGGAATGCGTATCGAAGCGATGGTTCTGAAAAG gTTTTTAGGGGAAATTCAGACATTGGAACAATTGTCTCGCACAAGTTGGTGCCAAGAATTACGATCAGATATGTTCGCTTTTATGTAATGTCGTGGCATAACCACATATCCATGAGAGTTGAGCTGTATGGCTGTGTTATTAACGGACCATAA
- the LOC138026485 gene encoding lactadherin-like isoform X3 has product MNFAVISLLIYLVLRSEFASSCTATYFVQGQVLRNHTIKTENADKIEDCIVRCMAYPGCKSSNFYRVDKSCELNDKTHASHPEDMTRELYTNYMINTLRSIPCKTQLDCGMDLICTPFLICEECRSHPLGMESRAIPNSAVTASSTYGSRHEPWQARLNNAAKSQSTGSWTAGTSAVGQWLQIDLGKETVLTKIATQGRPSHAQWVSSYKILLSLDGANWNAYRSDGSVKVFKGNSDTRRIVSHKLVPRITSRYVRFYVMSWHISISMRVELYGCVINGP; this is encoded by the exons ATGAATTTTGCCGTGATATCTCTACTCATTTACTTGGTGTTGAGGTCAGAATTTGCGAGTTCTTGCACAGCAACTTACTTCGTGCAGGGACAAGTTCTTCGAAACCACACCATCAAGACAGAGAACGCAGACAAAATAGAAGATTGTATCGTGCGTTGCATGGCATATCCCGGATGTAAAAGCAGCAACTTTTATCGCGTGGACAAAAGCTGTGAACTGAATGACAAGACGCATGCGTCTCACCCAGAAGACATGACACGTGAGCTTTATACAAACTACATGATAAACACTCTGCGATCTATACCTTGCAAAACTCAGCTCGATTGTGGCATGGATTTGATATGCACACCGTTCCTGATTTGCGAAG AATGCCGCAGTCATCCACTTGGAATGGAAAGTAGGGCCATACCGAACTCAGCGGTGACGGCTTCTTCAACATATGGAAGTAGACATGAGCCCTGGCAAGCCAGGCTCAACAATGCGGCAAAAAGTCAAAGTACTGGCTCTTGGACAGCAGGAACAAGTGCCGTTGGACAGTGGTTGCAAATTGACCTTGGCAAGGAGACAGTATTGACGAAAATAGCCACACAGGGGAGGCCTAGTCATGCTCAGTGGGTATCTTCTTACAAAATTCTGTTGAGCTTGGACGGAGCAAACTGGAATGCGTATCGAAGCGACGGTTCTGTAAAG gTTTTTAAGGGAAATTCAGACACAAGAAGAATTGTCTCGCACAAGTTGGTGCCAAGAATTACGAGCAGATATGTTCGATTTTATGTAATGTCGTGGCATATCAGCATATCCATGAGAGTTGAGCTGTATGGCTGTGTTATTAACGGACCATAA